One stretch of Actinopolymorpha sp. NPDC004070 DNA includes these proteins:
- the coaE gene encoding dephospho-CoA kinase gives MGLTGGIGAGKSEVARRLADHGAVVIDADRLAREVVAPGTEGLAAVVEAFGAEVLGSDGALDRPALGRRVFADTEARRRLEGIIHPRVRARAAELERAAVAANPDAVVVHDIPLLVETGQQDGFDEVIVVDVPEEVQIDRLTRVRGISADDARARAAAQASRDERRAAATVVVDNSGSLTDLDDRAEELWRRLRSAAS, from the coding sequence GTGGGGTTGACGGGCGGAATCGGGGCCGGCAAGAGCGAGGTCGCGCGGCGGCTCGCCGACCACGGAGCCGTCGTGATCGATGCCGACCGGCTGGCGCGGGAAGTGGTCGCGCCGGGCACCGAGGGACTGGCCGCGGTGGTCGAGGCGTTCGGCGCGGAGGTGCTCGGCTCCGACGGCGCGCTCGACCGCCCGGCGCTCGGGCGGCGGGTTTTCGCCGACACCGAGGCACGCCGGCGACTGGAGGGGATCATCCACCCTCGGGTACGCGCCCGGGCCGCCGAGCTCGAGCGGGCTGCCGTCGCCGCGAACCCGGACGCGGTGGTCGTCCACGACATTCCGCTGCTGGTCGAGACCGGGCAGCAGGATGGGTTCGACGAGGTGATCGTGGTCGACGTGCCCGAGGAGGTGCAGATCGACCGGCTCACCAGGGTGCGGGGGATCAGCGCCGACGACGCGCGGGCGCGAGCCGCCGCCCAGGCCTCCCGGGACGAGCGGCGAGCCGCCGCCACCGTGGTCGTGGACAACTCCGGGTCACTGACCGACCTCGACGACCGGGCGGAGGAGCTGTGGCGGCGGCTGAGGTCGGCCGCGTCCTGA